The Staphylococcus sp. 17KM0847 DNA segment TCTCACGTAAATCAATGACTTGTGCTTTACGTAAACCTTGTTGAAATTCATCTTGATTTAACTCTTTAACTGCTTTTTTATTAAGAATGTATTGTACAATCATCCAAACAATCAATGCAGCTAAAACAATTAATATAATCATAGCTGTGTTACTCATCTTGCATCCTCCCTCAAATACCGATATTATTATTATAAGACTGATAGGATAATTTATCAAAATTTTTATGTTGTTATTGTATGTGTGAATACAACTTATTGAAATACACTTATAGGAGGACTTTTTGTGACAGAAACTTGGCATTTTATAAATACTGGAAGCCATGATCCATTCTATAATATGGCACTTGATGAAGCTTTACTGAACTTTGTTTCGCGAGGGGAGATAGAGCCAGTAGTTCGTTTTTATACATGGTCCCCCCCAACACTATCAATTGGCTACTTTCAACGTTTATCTAAAGAAATCGACATTGAAAAAGTAAAGGAAAAAGGGTATGGTCTTGTACGTCGTCAAACAGGTGGGCGTGGTGTGTTACACGATAAAGAGTTAACTTATAGTGTTATTGTGCCTGAATCACACCCTGCAATGCCTAAGACCGTTACAGAGGCTTATCGTGTTATTTCAGGTGGCTTATTAGAAGGATTTAAAGCACTCGGTTTTGATGCGTATTTTGCTATTCCACGTTCTAAGGAAGAGCGTGAAAAACTCAAACAACCTAGAAGTTCTGTTTGTTTTGATGCACCAAGTTGGTATGAATTGGTAGTAGAAGGCAAGAAAATTGCTGGCAGTGCTCAAACGCGTCAAAAAGGGGTTATTCTACAACACGGCTCAATTTTACAAGATGTAGATATTGATGACCTTTTTGATATGTTCATCTTTAAAAATGAACGTTTAAAAGAAAAGATGAAGTCAGCTTTTGTTGAAAAAGCCATCGCTATTAATGATTTATCTGATAAATATATTACTTTGGAACAAATGGAAGTTGCTTTTAAAGAAGGGTTCCAAAAAGGGCTTGATATTGACTTTAAGCCATTAGAGCTTACACAAGAACAACAAAGTGAAGTAAAAGCATTGGAAGAAAAATACCGTTCAGATGCTTTTTTATACCGTAAATAATAAAGAAAAAGCAAGGTCTTGTATACATCTACTTTATGAATGTATGTAAGACCTTGCTTTTAAATTTTTTATCTACGACGATGATATTTCCATTTGTTTTTCCACACCGCTAACTTATATTGACGTTGATCTTTTGTAAGGAAGAAAAAGAAATAAATAGCATAAATCACTCCGATAATCACAGCCATTGTTATAATTGTATTCATAATACTAAATAAAAAGGCATCGATATTCATAATAAGTCCGATTAACGCAATTAATGCAACTAGTCCAAAAAGTATTTTTTGAAACGTACTCATAAATTATCACTCCTATATGTTATTCGTTTTCCTTAGTAATCTGAAGGGAAGTAAGTGCTTGTCGACCTTCATTAATTAATTTCATTTCTTTTTTAGCATAACCTTGTCTAATTTTCTTTAAAGCTTGCTGAATTTTCTTTTGAATACTTTGCAGTTCTTTATGTTGTTTTTTGATTTCAGTTTCTTTTTTCGTAACGCTTAATGTGTCAACATCATCAAGGTAACGATCAACAGCTAATTCATGATCTTCTATTACTGCGTCTAGTTTATCAAGTTGTTTGCGATTTTGCTTGTTTTTTAGAATATCTGAATCGAGTCGATCATAGGCATTAATAATACTTGTAACATCACTATAATAGCGAGAAGCGATTTCATAGTATTCAGCGATTTTATGATTGGCTTTTGCTTTTTTAGTATTTTGAGTATCTTTTTTAAGTGCCGATAACTGTTTCTGTTTTT contains these protein-coding regions:
- a CDS encoding biotin/lipoate A/B protein ligase family protein; its protein translation is MTETWHFINTGSHDPFYNMALDEALLNFVSRGEIEPVVRFYTWSPPTLSIGYFQRLSKEIDIEKVKEKGYGLVRRQTGGRGVLHDKELTYSVIVPESHPAMPKTVTEAYRVISGGLLEGFKALGFDAYFAIPRSKEEREKLKQPRSSVCFDAPSWYELVVEGKKIAGSAQTRQKGVILQHGSILQDVDIDDLFDMFIFKNERLKEKMKSAFVEKAIAINDLSDKYITLEQMEVAFKEGFQKGLDIDFKPLELTQEQQSEVKALEEKYRSDAFLYRK
- a CDS encoding SA1362 family protein, with the translated sequence MSTFQKILFGLVALIALIGLIMNIDAFLFSIMNTIITMAVIIGVIYAIYFFFFLTKDQRQYKLAVWKNKWKYHRRR